A single genomic interval of Helianthus annuus cultivar XRQ/B chromosome 13, HanXRQr2.0-SUNRISE, whole genome shotgun sequence harbors:
- the LOC110900779 gene encoding uncharacterized protein LOC110900779: protein MKDCLLASFPGDEVEYLSSDSICQTDKGKNEAHARLYSPDVLNGLKISGLPNHRLVLKVGVPVMLLRNIDQQNGLCNGTRLRITKLYKRVIEAEIISGGNIGTRTFIPRISLTPSDKRIPIKFQRRQFPLNLYVALSRVKSRASVKLLILDQDGNVTSKTTNVVYKEVFSGI, encoded by the exons ATGAAAGATTGCTTGCTTGCTTCATTTCCTGGCGATGAAGTGGAGTATCTGAGTTCTGATAGTATTTGTCAAACTGATAAAGGAAAGAACGAAGCACATGCGAGACTATATTCTCCCGATGTTCTGAATGGCCTTAAAATTTCTGGTCTGCCTAATCATCGATTAGTCCTTAAAGTTGGTGTACCTGTAATGTTGCTTCGTAATATTGATCAACAAAATGGTTTATGCAACGGTACGAGACTACGAATTACTAAACTTTATAAACGTGTTATTGAGGCTGAGATTATATCTGGCGGAAACATAGGGACCAGAACATTTATTCCACGAATCAGTTTGACACCGTCGGATAAAAGAATTCCTATCAAGTTTCAACGACGACAATTCCCCTTAAAT CTTTATGTTGCGTTATCAAGAGTTAAAAGCAGAGCCAGTGTGAAGTTGCTTATACTAGACCAAGATGGGAATGTAACGAGTAAAACAACAAATGTAGTCTACAAGGAAGTTTTTTCCGGCATTTGA